GGTGACCGCCCATTCATTGGCCATGAGATAGCGCACCTCGCGCTCGGTCAGTGTCGCACCGAAGGCCTGGCCGAGATCGGCGGCCGATTTGGCATCGCCGAGCAACTTGATTGCCCTGGTGCCGTAGGCGCGCGCAAGGCGGCGTGCGTGCTCATGGCTGAGGAAGGGATAGCCGCGCTGAAGCTCGGCGACCAGGCCGTCGACATCGGACACATCCATGTCGCCACCGGGCAGCGGCCATTTGCCGGTCCAGCCCTCGCGCGCTTTCGCACTGCGAAGATAGGGCGCGAGCCGCTCCAGCGCCTCTTCGGCGAGGCGGCGATAGGTGGTGATCTTGCCGCCATAGATCGACAGCAGCGGCACACCGCCGGGGGTGTCGAGCTCGAACACGTAATCGCGCGTCGCGGCCTTGGCCTCGTTGGCGCCGTCGTCATAGAGCGGCCGCACACCGGAATAGGTCCAGACCACGTCCTCGGGCTTGACGGGTTTCGCCAGATACTCGCTCGCCGCCGCGCAGAGATACTGAATCTCCTCCGGCGTCGCCTTCACCTTGGCGGGGTCGCCGTCATAGTCCCGGTCCGTCGTGCCTATCAGCGTAAAATCGTCCTGATAGGGAATCACGAAGATGATGCGGCCGTCGGCGTTCTGGAACATGTAGGCGCGGTCGTGATCGTAGAGCTTCTTGACCACGATATGCGAACCCTGCACCAGGCGCACCTTGGCTTTGGCATTGACGCCGGCGCCGCGGCCGAGAACGTCCTCGACCCAGGGACCGCCAGCATTGACCAGGGCCTTCGCCCGAATCGACGAGCGCACGCCGGTCAGCGTGTTGACCATGCTGACGGTCCAGATGCCGTCGGACTGGTGGATCTCGGTGGCGCGGGTGCGGGTGCGGATCTCGGCCCCCTTGTCGGCGGCATCGCGCGCGTTGAGCACGACGAGGCGGGCGTCATCGACGAAGCAGTCGGAATATTCGAATGCGCGGCTGTAGCGGTTCGGGATCAGCGGCTTGCCGACCTCGTCACGCCTGAGATCGACCGAGCGGGTCGCCGGCAGCAGGTGGCGGCCGCCGATGTGGTCATAGAGGAAGAGGCCGAGGCGCAGCAGCCAAGCCGGACGCAGGCCGGCGTGATGCGGCAAAACGAAACGCAAGGGGCGGATGATGTGAGGCGCGATGCCCCAGAGGATTTCGCGCTCGATCAGCGCCTCGCGGACCAGCCGAAACTCGTAATATTCGAGATAGCGCAGGCCGCCATGCACCAGCTTGGTCGACCAGGACGACGTCCCACTCGCCAGATCGTTCATTTCGCATAGGAAAACCGTGTTGCCGCGGCCCACCGCGTCGCGCGCGATGCCGCAGCCGTTAACACCGCCTCCAATGATGGCGAGGTCGAAAATACGCTCCAACAGACGCATCCCCCGGCGACGCTCGTTCCTTCGAGCGGCTACTTTCGTTTTTGATTAGATCACACCGAAAAACGAAAGCAAGATGAAAGAGAGGCGAAAGGAAGTGAAAGAGGAACTTTTTTAGTGGGCAGATGGACGCGCAAATAAGCAGCACGGACGACAATTGAAGGAGCTGCAGCTCACTTGATATAGGAGGCCTCCAGAAATATAGTCACATTAGTCATAATGGTTTTCAACTCGCATGGCTGACCATAACACTGCGCCCGACACGCCTCCGATCAATGACACCTGGACCCTTGCGAATGCCAAGGCACGGCTGTCCGAACTGGTAGACCGCGCCCAAACGGGCCCGCAGGTCATCACCCGTCACGGCAAGCCGAATGCCGTAGTCGTTTCCGCCCAGGAATGGGCGCGCAAGACAGCACGCAAGGGCACTCTGGCCGAATTCCTGCTGGCCTCGCCGCTGCGTGGCGCCGACCTTGAACTCGATCGCGTGCACGACACGCCACGCGACGAAATGCCGTGAACCTGCTGCTCGACACCAACGTGCTGTCGGAGGTTCGGCGGCCTGCGCCTTCGCTGAAAGTCCTGGCGTGGCTCGATACGATCGACGAGGACCGTGCGTTCATCAGCGTCGCATCAATCGCTGAGCTTCGCCGCGGCATCGCATTGCTGAAGGACGGCCGCCGGCGCACAGCGTTAGCCGCCTGGCTTGCCCACGACCTGCCGGCGCGGTTTGCCGAGCGAGTCCTGCCGATCGATCACGCCGTGGCGGATCGCTGGGGCGACCTGATGGCGGAGAGCCGCAGAACAGGAGTTGCGCTGTCTGTCATGGACGGCTTCTTTGCGGCGACCGCGCTTGCGAACAGCCTCACGCTCGTCACGCGCAACGTGAAGGATTTCGCGGCCTTGGGCGTCCCGCTGCTCAATCCGTGGGACGCCTAATACGCTATCTCAACCGCACCACCGGCGCGGCTTCGGGCGCCGCGTCCTGCGCATCGGCCTGGGTGTCGTCGATATCCGCCCCCTTCGGCATCGCTTCCACCACCTCGATGCCCTTGCTGTGGCAGATGGTGGCGAGGCGCTCGGGGAGCTCCTGGTCGGTGACAAAGGTCTGGATCTGGGTGATGTGGGCGATGCGCACCGGCGCGCTGCGACGCAGCTTTGTCGAATCGGCGACCAGCATGACGCTGCGGGCGTTGGCGATGATGGCCTGCGCCACCTGCACCTCGCGATAATCGAAGTCGAGCAGCGCGCCCTCCTCGTCGATCGCGGATGCGCCGATGATGGCGTAGTCGACCTTGAACTGGCCGATCAGCTGCGTCGCGGTCGAGCCAACCACGGCGCCGTCGGCGCGCCGCACCGTACCGCCGGCCACCACCACCTCGATGCGGGGATGGCGGTAGAGCAGCATGGCGACGTTGAGATTGTTGGTGATGACGAGCAGGTCCTCGTGCGAGGTCAGCGCGCTCGCGACCTCCTCCGTGGTGGTGCCGATATTGATGAACAGCGAGCAGCCGTTCGGGATCAGCGATGCGGCCGCGGCGCCGATGGCCTTCTTCTCATCGGCGGCGACGAAGCGGCGCGCCTCATAGGCGAGGTTTTCCACGCCGGAGGCGATGATGGCGCCGCCGTGGATGCGGGTCAGCGATCTCCGTTCGCAGAGATCGTTGAGATCCTTGCGGATGGTCTGCGCCGAGACCTCGAACTTGCGCGCGAGCTCTTCGACCATGACACGGCCGGAAGCGCGCGCGATGTTGAGGATCTCGGCTTGGCGGTGGGTCAGTCCGGTCACGGCAACGGCCTCAAATCAGGAGGATGCATGGTGCGGCGGTTCGCGGCTTCGGTCAATGCGCGCGCCGATCACGGTTAACGGATGGCCCTCACCACGCCATCGCGGCGGCAAGACGCGCAAGCAGCTGCGGATCGTCGAAGGCACTGGCGGAGGCGACCGCGCCTGATGCAACCAGGTCAGCATGGCTGAGGCTGGTGCGGATGCCGATGGTCGGAATGCCGGCCGCTGTGGCGGATTGCACGCCGGTGCGGGAGTCCTCGAATGCGATCGAAGCCTCCGGCCTCGCCCCGACGAAACGCAGACCTTCCTGATAGGGCAGCGGATGCGGCTTGCCATGCGGCAGCTCGGCGCCGATCACGAGCGCCTTGAAGCGGTGCGTGATGCCGAGGCCTGACAGCAGCAGCTCGGCGTTGAGACGCGGCGCGTTGGTCACGGCGACCATGGGAATGCCAGCGCCATCCGCACGGTCGAGGAGCGCCATCAGGCCCGGCAGCGGCGCGATCTGCCCGGCCACCAGCCTGCGGAAGACCTCCTCCTTCTCATCGAGGATCAAGGCGCGCCGCTCCGGCGCTTCGTGGGGCAGAAAGCGCTCGCCAATTGCGACATTGGCGAAGCCTTGCAGCTCCCTGGAGAAGCGCGCGTGGTCGAAGACATGGCCATGCGGACCGAGCACCTGGTTGAAGGCCTTCAAGTGCAACGGGTCGGTGTCGGCGAGCGTGCCGTCGATGTCGAACAGCAACGCCTTGCCCATCGTACCCTGTCTGGCCTCGATCATTTCCGTACTTTCCAAAATGCGCGACGCATCGATGCGTGAGACGTATCAATACGACCTCGATCGCGCAATGACGCATCCACATGACGACAATGCGGCACTCGACAAAGTCGCGCGCGGCTGCAACACTCCATGCAAGATCAAAAAGGAGGAAACGATGACGATCAACCGACGCGATCTGGCTCTCTCGACTCTCGCCGTCTCCGCGCTTGCGCTCACATCACCGGCGCTCGCCGCATCGGCGGACGAGGAAGCCGTGGCGAAGAAGGTCGAGGCCTTCCGCCTCGCCCAGATCGCGGCCGACCCGAAGGCGCTTGGCGCGCTGTGCTGGGATGATCTCAGCTACAGCCATTCCAACGGCAAGGTCGAGGACAAGGCGACCTTCATCGCCAACGCCACCGACGGCAAATCGAAATTCCTGTCGATCGAATACAAGGACCCCACCATCAAGGTGGTTGGCCCCGCCGCGATCGTCCGCTTTCACTGGCTGGGCGAGCAGGAGATGGCGGCCGATGGGAAAAAAGTGTCGACCAACCTTCACATCCTGATGAACTGGCAGAAGCAGGGCGACGAGTGGAAGCTCTTGTCGCGGGCTGCAACGAAGTTGTGATGATGGTCTTGCCCTCTCCCCTTGTGGGAGAGGGTGGCTCGCCGCGAAGGCGGCGAGACGGGTGAGGGGTATCTCTCTTCACGAACGATCTTGCGGAGAGATACCCCTCATCCGGCGCTTCGCGCCACCTTCTCCCACAAGGGGAGAAGGAAAAAGGCAGCAGCACCAAGGGCTGCAAAAAATTCCGACCACGCTTCGCGCGCCCCGGAATGACTGGTGCGACGCTTACGCAGCCTCCTTCACATCGCCGTTAACCAGCTTGCGCGCCGCGCGCTCGGCTTCGCGTGCGTTGCGAAAGAGTTGGCCTTCGAGGCGGTTGAATTGGTGGGAGGAGGCGAAGAAGCAGTAGCCTCCCTGGCCGCGGACCACGATACCCGCAGTCTGCGAATTCACTTCGATGATGTAGCTGTCCGGCATGGTCCGTGTAGTCCTCAGTGCGCGCAGACAACGGCATCCAGGCCCAAAGGTTCCTGGGCGTTTGAGGCCGTTTCCACCCCGAATCGACACGCAATTGGGTACGCCGGGACCTCATCCGTTTTATGACTTGTTCTTGGCGAAGCCTTGACGGTTGCTGACGCGACGCCGCGCGGTCATCCGCCGCGCGCGCTTACGTCGCGATCGACGTATCGGTGGAGCGCACCTCCTGAGGTCGGCCATGCTCGTCGATCGAGACATAGGTGAAGTTGCCGTCGGT
This is a stretch of genomic DNA from Bradyrhizobium sp. CB2312. It encodes these proteins:
- a CDS encoding HAD-IA family hydrolase, which encodes MIEARQGTMGKALLFDIDGTLADTDPLHLKAFNQVLGPHGHVFDHARFSRELQGFANVAIGERFLPHEAPERRALILDEKEEVFRRLVAGQIAPLPGLMALLDRADGAGIPMVAVTNAPRLNAELLLSGLGITHRFKALVIGAELPHGKPHPLPYQEGLRFVGARPEASIAFEDSRTGVQSATAAGIPTIGIRTSLSHADLVASGAVASASAFDDPQLLARLAAAMAW
- a CDS encoding DeoR/GlpR family DNA-binding transcription regulator, giving the protein MTGLTHRQAEILNIARASGRVMVEELARKFEVSAQTIRKDLNDLCERRSLTRIHGGAIIASGVENLAYEARRFVAADEKKAIGAAAASLIPNGCSLFINIGTTTEEVASALTSHEDLLVITNNLNVAMLLYRHPRIEVVVAGGTVRRADGAVVGSTATQLIGQFKVDYAIIGASAIDEEGALLDFDYREVQVAQAIIANARSVMLVADSTKLRRSAPVRIAHITQIQTFVTDQELPERLATICHSKGIEVVEAMPKGADIDDTQADAQDAAPEAAPVVRLR
- the glpD gene encoding glycerol-3-phosphate dehydrogenase; its protein translation is MRLLERIFDLAIIGGGVNGCGIARDAVGRGNTVFLCEMNDLASGTSSWSTKLVHGGLRYLEYYEFRLVREALIEREILWGIAPHIIRPLRFVLPHHAGLRPAWLLRLGLFLYDHIGGRHLLPATRSVDLRRDEVGKPLIPNRYSRAFEYSDCFVDDARLVVLNARDAADKGAEIRTRTRATEIHQSDGIWTVSMVNTLTGVRSSIRAKALVNAGGPWVEDVLGRGAGVNAKAKVRLVQGSHIVVKKLYDHDRAYMFQNADGRIIFVIPYQDDFTLIGTTDRDYDGDPAKVKATPEEIQYLCAAASEYLAKPVKPEDVVWTYSGVRPLYDDGANEAKAATRDYVFELDTPGGVPLLSIYGGKITTYRRLAEEALERLAPYLRSAKAREGWTGKWPLPGGDMDVSDVDGLVAELQRGYPFLSHEHARRLARAYGTRAIKLLGDAKSAADLGQAFGATLTEREVRYLMANEWAVTAEDIVWRRSKLGLRLSADEIAALDDWIRTHAVQQSPLLEAGGRS
- a CDS encoding nuclear transport factor 2 family protein; its protein translation is MTINRRDLALSTLAVSALALTSPALAASADEEAVAKKVEAFRLAQIAADPKALGALCWDDLSYSHSNGKVEDKATFIANATDGKSKFLSIEYKDPTIKVVGPAAIVRFHWLGEQEMAADGKKVSTNLHILMNWQKQGDEWKLLSRAATKL
- a CDS encoding type II toxin-antitoxin system VapC family toxin, translated to MNLLLDTNVLSEVRRPAPSLKVLAWLDTIDEDRAFISVASIAELRRGIALLKDGRRRTALAAWLAHDLPARFAERVLPIDHAVADRWGDLMAESRRTGVALSVMDGFFAATALANSLTLVTRNVKDFAALGVPLLNPWDA
- a CDS encoding type II toxin-antitoxin system Phd/YefM family antitoxin: MADHNTAPDTPPINDTWTLANAKARLSELVDRAQTGPQVITRHGKPNAVVVSAQEWARKTARKGTLAEFLLASPLRGADLELDRVHDTPRDEMP